In the Ranitomeya imitator isolate aRanImi1 chromosome 2, aRanImi1.pri, whole genome shotgun sequence genome, ttgtgattggtcgcgtggcggtcacatgagcggcacgcgaccaatcagaagccgcgacgtcattctcaggtcctaaacgcgctcattttaaacaaagaagcctgccggttatcagcggtgatgtccaggggccgccggagaggtgaatatatcaatattttttattttaattctttattttacacatcactatggatccgataccgattccagataccacaaaagtatcggaactcggtatcggaattccgataccgcaagtatcggccgatacccgatacttgcggtatcggaatgctcaacacgactcctaacaaaaaaaaaattgggttccaaaattgtgctgatgtaaagttgacatgagggaaatgttatttattaagcattttgtgtaacatatctctgtaatttaagggcatgaaaaatcaaagttggaaaattgcaaaattttcaccaaatttctgtttatgTCAAAAACAAATGCAAGTCAtggcaaataaattttaccactatcatgatgtaaAATATGTCACAAAAGCACAATatgagaatcaccaggatccattgaagcattccacagttataacctcataaagtgacagtggtcagaattgtaaaaagtggcctatcattaacgtgcaaaccaccctcggggggtaaaggttaaatggtgtaaatttctttgggcAGTGCAAGGGTTCATTTGTTCTATTGAGAGCCCTTGGAGCTAAGGCTCTCATCTGTGCACTGTTaaacactcccatctcctatatcaactaggccctggctagcactcattgtcagagtagcttatgctgcatggctggaggttattGTTGGTGGTTATTATAGATGGCATTTGgctgatttatctgtgactgttgctaggttttgagtgtgtgataattccgttTCTTCTCCTACTTTTGTTTAACCCCATCTTCCttctccccagtgcattcctctgttatatgtgtgtgtatatttgtatgattggtatttttgttacccctgttcacattaccttgttagtctggcagGTGTACTACGatgtactactactcccctcttcccttggaggattcagaagctaaggcaaggtacgtggccctggcatcttcaccttcagaagtaaccaggGGAAAAGGGCAAGCTAGGGCGCtggctagcattagggacagggaagtagCCCCTGCTCCCAGGACAATTGATAACAGAGTTGTGACAGGGGCCCTCTTGATTCCCTATCGGCCAACCAGAGTCAGCAAAGAGAGCTGTCCGAAGAAACATGGATAGCTATATATTGTGTATGAGGCCTTTATTATTCTCAGAGCTCTGAGAGAATTGTCACTGGCCTGAGATAATCTCActtttaattttattatatttctATATTTGCCCCATCCACAGTTATCATCAATGTAATAAATGCACAGTATGATGGATCTTATGGGAATCATTCTGGCAGTGTCTTTGCTTTCATCGCTCAGGTTTCTCAACAGCCGACTATCATCCAACAACTTCCAGCAGATTTCACCCCTCCTCTGTCTCATCCAATCCGATATGGTCGGGCTAAAGAAGGTGAGAGTGGATTTCACTATAGTACATACATGATGGTCCTTGCACCCCTCCCCTTTTGATCATGACCTATGATCCTGCGGCAGGAAAATCGAAACCTTATTTACAAGCTCCATTCTGATTGATCACTAGTGAATTCCTTTTGTTTACACCCTGGCGGAGCTTTAAAGAGGCGGAACCCTGCAGAGGTACATGGCCTTGAGGAAATGGAATAAATGCACCCAGGACCTATGGCTCCTTATACCCAAAGACATTTTCCAGAAACTTCTATCTTCTGTTTTTGTCATACTCATTTATCTCTTACTTGCAGATTTGATAGAGCTGATGATGATCCAGAACGCCCAAATGCATCAAGTTATAATGAACAACATGACAATGTCTGCTCTTTCCAGTTTTGGATATGGCTCTACACCACCTACCCCCATGGTAAATGTTATCAGTAGTGCAGGATGGATCACTTCCTTTCAAGACTCTGTGAAAGTTGGGTTGATGTTGATGTTGCATAAAATATAATGGCAACTATAATGTCACCAATCTTTCATATTTACAGATATAAATATAAAGAAATTAATGGCTCTACGACTTTTATGCACTGCAACTCCTGTGTATTGTAGCCAGATATGAGATCCATGTATATTTAATATCAAGCATATGTGCCCAAAACAATCTCTTTTTCAGGTGGGTGAACCCGATGAGTTTTTCAAGCAGGAGACACTTTAAGAAATGCAAGCATTATTTGTACAGAAGaaagtttttttttaccttttttaacgTTTCTGGAGCACTTTTTATGTTTTAACCAGCATTTTTGTGGTGTCTGTTTTCACCGACAATTTCTGGCCATTGTTTTAAAACTCCATACAACAAtattatttactgagataatgacttttgggttttcattggctgtaagccataatcatcaacattaacaaaaataaacacttgaattagATCACTCACTCAAGATCAAGACagaataagtaatgtatgtacacagtgactgcaccagcagaatagtgagtgcagctctggagtataatacaggatgtaacttgggatcagtgcaggataagtaatgtaatgtatgtacacagtgactccaccagaatagtgagtgcagctctggagtataatacaggatgtaactcaggatcagtacagaataagtaatgtatgtacacagtgactgcaccagcagaatagtgagtgcagcgctggagtataatacaggatgtaacttgggatcagtgcaggataagtaatgtaatgtatgtacacagtgactccaccagaatagtgagtgcagctttggagtataatacaggatgtaactcacgatcagtacaggatcagtaatgtaatgtatgtacacagtgactccgccagaataatgagtgcagctctggagtgtaatgcaaaatgtaactcaggatcagtacagaataagtaatgtaatgtatgtacacagtgactccaccagcagaatagtgagtgcagctctggagtataatacaggatgtaactcaggatcagtacaggataagtaatgtaatgtatgtacacagtgactccaccagcagaatagtgagtgcagctctggggtataatacaggatgtaactcgggatcagtacaggataagtaatgtaatgtatgtacacagtgactccaccagcagaatagtgagtgcagctctggagtgtaatgcaaaatgtaactcaggatcagtacagaataagtaatgtaatgtatgtacacagtgactccaccagcagaatagtgagtgcagctctggagtataatacaggatataactctggatcagtacaggatcagtaatgtaatgtatgtacacagtgactccgccagaataatgagtgcagctctggagtgtaatgcaaaatgtaactcaggatcagtacagaataaGTAATGTCATGTACAAATAAAGTGACTCCATcatcagaatagtgattgcagctttgGAGCATAATACAGAATTTAACTAAGGATCAGTGCAGaataagtaatataatgtatgtacacagtgactccaccagcagaatagtgagtgcagctctggggtataatacaggatgtaactcaggatcagtacaggataagtaatgtaatgtatgtacacagtgattccaccagcagaatagtgagtgcagctctggagtgtaatagaggatgtaactcaggatcagtacaggataagtaatgtaatgtatgtacacagagactgcaccagcagaatagtgagtgcagctctggagtgtaatagaggatgtaactcaggatcagtacaggataagtaatgtatgtacacagtgactgcaccagcagaatagtgagtgcagctctggagtataatacaggatgtaactcaggatcagtacagaataagtaatgtaatgtatgtgcacagtgactcaaccagcagaatagtgagtgcagctctggagtataatacaggatgtaacccaggatcagtacaggataagtaatgtatgtgcacagagactccaccagcagaatagtgagtgcagctctggagtgtaatagaaGATGTAACCCAGAGTCAGTACTGGATAAGAAACGTTACTCCACTGTTTCAGTAAATGGGTATGAGCTGCACTCCCAGGCACCGCCAAAACCAAATGAACTATGTTATGCCTCGGACTAAGGTGTTCATTGGAGAGTTGCAGCTTTTTCGTTTATCTGATGGGCAGCCAGATCCATTCCCAACAATTAGATATTAATTACCTATTACAGAATTAGGCTATCAATGCTACAGTCAAAGAAAACTCTTTTTAAGAATATATCAGACATTATCTTCTCTCTTTCTTATAGCCAAGTATCCTGCCAGTACAAATGGAAGACGACGAACCAATCGTCTACCACCATCATTACGAATCCTACCCAGCCAGCTACCCAACATACCCAACATATCCCAACCTACCTCCGATGGCACCTGTGCATCACCGTGAGCCAACTGTGAGACACATCAATCAAGACACACACCCGGCTTCACCCCTACGTAACACAGACCAGTGAGAAGCTTGTTTGCTTGTAAATGATGACTGAAATAAAGTCCTGTCAGTTGCCAATAACATCTGAATAAGATCTTTCATGATTAAAGGGAATCCATGTAAATCCCTCCCCTCTCCTTTACCTAGCAGCACTGCTTGCTGAGAATGGCATAGAACAGGTGGTCATCACTAGGTCATCAGACAATGCATATTCCTCATCATAATCACAAATGCCatatctttaaagggattgtccatctttgaaaacatttttcttttacttAAACTCATGTAATTTagactaaaaaacattttttttattggatttcaTTAATATATTGCACCAATCGGTTTCTAGAGCCTCGGTGTATTACACTATATATTACTGGCTGCAGAATGCGTTAACTTATAAACTGTTGGTGAGCCCCCATGACAGTCTAACAGAGAATTTgtatctttttctgagctcctctcagctgatttatgaccacagaccacattagaGTTGAATGTGCAAGTAATCAAAAACCCTGTAAAAGCCTAAACGGTACAAAATTTTTGATGAATCTCATTTGCAAAAATGATTTGTAGCTGCAAATACAAGTATTCACATATACAAAAATAGTAGATGAGAGATGGAAAACCACTTTAAAAATAGAAAGGACGGCCATCTTTTCTGTACCTCAGTCACATCACAGCTTGTCATATGGTTCTTAGTACTGAATCTGCTATGTTCTGTACCATAGGACATAGGCCATGATCAAGGTCTAGGGCAGTCCGGAACATTGGCCGTTTAAGTGAGTGCCGTGACATTTTGTACTACTGTTTAGAGGAACGTTCCCTACTACCAGAGCACCGCTGTCTTCTAGCTATGAGTGCCGACCTGAAATTTGGTTGCTCAGACTATAAATGTGATATGGAAAGTCGGGAGGAACATATTACATTTTAAGCATTAGGGTCCAGAAGCTTCTTGAGGGACACCATGATGGATTGGCCCACGAGATAGTTTTGAGTTACTATTCTGTAGTTATGCCAAATAAATGTGACTCAACCTCTAAGTGTACAGTAACATCTGCTTCTTTTGAGTTCTGTGGTCATGTCTCATATACTGCTATAACCTCAGCTTACTTGAAGATCCTTTTGTACGGTGACCCAATCTGACCCTACATGTAGGAAGCATTTATATGGTAGAATCAGTATGATAAGGCATGGGTTCCATTTATTAGAAAGAATGTATATGATTTCCTATaaggaggttgtccactactttagtgttgatggcctatccttagggtaGGGCATCAATGTCTTATCGGTCAGGGTCCGGTATTCCCGCCGACTAGCTGTTATCGGTTTCGGCTGGAAGTATTCATTTGCGGAGCTggctgtcttctgatagtggccatcACAGGGTACtatgcctcctattgatttgaattttTTAGGTGGATGTGCAGTGCCCCGCCTTGGCCAGAAGACGGCCAGCCCTGCAAATGACTTGTTCCAGCCGGTGGCCACCGACACCAATAGCAGCTGTTCATCCAGTGTGCTGGGTGTCCGACCcagaccaatcagacattgatgatctatcctaaggataggtcatcaatagtaaagtagtggacaacctctttaaggaggacctgtcaccaggtcaaaagtctaAATTTttagctcttattttattcccagtgCTCccgattatgatttttttttataatcgaCCATACAGATCCAGAAATATGGGGTCTTTTTATCTATTGATAATTTTTACAGTGCTTACTAAAGGTGTGCGGCTAACAGGACTCCTTGGGGCAGCGCATTATTACCCCGTGAACCAGGCCACATTGGTAAATAGCGTAGAAATTAGCAGTAAATAAAAAGGAAAgctgcaggaataaaataagacatCTTTGATCTGTTGATATGTCCTCCTTAAAGGGCTGTGAACACTTGTTCATATTTTAAAATAGAATATATAGATTTTATAAAAGGGGGTCCTCCACTCAAGACCTCTCTATGAGGTGGTGCAGAGAACTGCTATATAAGAGCAGCTCCCATTCTGGTGGATGCAGTCTGCCATTTTATTACTTTCATATCAATGGCTAAGAATAAATCTGCCAAACATTAACCCATTTAATATTGATACAGTATCTGATAAGATCCGGTCGTGTAATAAATTACAATATGTCCTTACAGACgggcagtgccaccacctccacccctgaGTGCCACCAGCACGGTAGGAGCAGACATCCCTCCGGCTTCAGGTAAATGAGCCGCACTTAGCATACTGTGGGGAGACATGGGCCATTGATGTATCTCACACATCTGCTTCATGTTCTTTCAGAATATTATGACCTAACTGAAGCAAGAATGGGATGAACTGGAAGATTCGTCTTATTAATATGTATATTTATTATTTAATCTACATTGAGGTCCTGTATATAAAGCCTTCACAAGCAGACTTTTGTATACTTAAATTACGGTAATCCATTATCTGTGATGTGTTATTTATCACACTGATATATAATAAAGAACTTCCTTGAATCTGGGAATTAACAATTTCACATTAATTACTCCGAATAAGGGATGTACCCCAACAATTGCTTGTTATGACTGAGCCGTAACACACAAGCATGAACAAACAGGGGAGATGTTAAGCCTGCACACTACAGGTTAATATACAGACTAGGCAAATCCCTAACCTGACCCTGATTTGTCCCTGCCTGACCACAGAGGTTGGCACTCTAAAATTATGCAGTGGCGCCCCACTCAATATCGTCTGACCTTGAGTGTCCTTAACTCCACCCTCAGCTATACACATAATGTATCCCAAAACAACAACAGAACGGAGTAAACATAGACAGAGACACAGGGCTAAAGACGTATTCACACAGTCATACataaaagacagaaaaaaaagaaaggaaccCAAAAAGACCTTTGGTATACGTGGAAACCCACAGACCTTGAATGTAACAAAATGGGAAAAGTGCTGAGAAGAGGAACAGAATAAGCAAACAAACCGCAGGAGAAGTGATAGGAAAAAACCTCAGCAAGATAATCCTTGACTGGGGAGCTGGGACTCCAAACATTCATCTAACTTGGAATATAACCAGCAAAGACTTCATGTGCCAGGAGAGTATAAATAGCCCCTCCAAAGATGTTATAGGACAAACTAAAACACGGAAGTGAAGACACCTGCATAGAAGCAACACAGCAAAATTAAGACAAGAGCATTATCAGAAGTTAAACAGAGACAAAACAGGCTGTGGTTCAACAGAGAGGGAAACCGACCACACAGCCAAAGGTCACCAGAGCGAGCCCCAGAGTCGAACGATGACATTGCTCCTCTTTACCGTGTCCAACCTACTCTGTGCACCTCATTGCTATAAACTGAGATACCATGGAGCCTGAGAGAGAATGCCACAATAGACCAATAAAGAAAATTACATTAATTCATTACTGTTCTTGACCACtagggatgctgatattaaccctttattGTACTGTtgctgaaacgtgcgttggggtggtggCACCACAGCTTCCAGGTAATTATGGTCTGCACAGGCTGTAATTAGTTTACCCCTCATCCTACATTATGTATGTATTGGTTCCCCCTGGTACTTTGAGTAACCACTCATAAGTCAGTGATTGGGCTTTGTCTTTGACACATCATTATTTATCTTCTCATATTTTCCTTTACTTAACTGTGCATCACCTTTTTACCCATTCTGTGACATCATGTGTAGCTGTGGTGCCCCTTGTTTCTGACCGGTTTCTGTCTTCACCATGTAATTGATTTTCAAATATTACTTTGCTATTCAGCAGTTTTTAATGTATCTCAAATAAATATCACGTTTTATATTCTATTGGATTCCTATGCATGTTTCTTTCTATATGTTCTTAATTGCTATTTCTTGCACTATAACCTGTATTAAATCTCCTTACTTTGAGATAGAATCACTCGAGTGTTTATAATTTTCCTGTCTCTATTTAGCCTACATTTGTTTCTTTATTATACTAGACCACCATTTATGTTGAGAATATCCATTCAAAACTCTAGATTGTCTGATTTTTTTACATGAGTACCTTCCTTGCCCTAGACCACCTACTATTTCAACATCAACCCCCTACCTACCCTAGAACACCAGGTATTTTGACACTGACGACCTCTTCAATATTGTACACCATCAAGAATGTTGGCATTGACCTCTTTAGTACAGTACATAGACCACCAGGATAGCCGGCATTACCCCTTAACTACCCTTACACCACTAGCAATATACCCGTCAAGGATATTCGATAAAAAAATGTATGGACATGAACACAAATTGAAGGCCCATTTAGACAATGTTTATTGAGAGCAGTTGTTTGTTAGGACACTTATTTGCCATTTATAGAATTGTGTGAACATGGCAGCAATCACCCAAAGAACCAGCAAAACACTTACTTTGCAGGTGATTGGATTGTTCATGAGAGCATTAAAATAAGtcatccacattttaaaaaataatatttg is a window encoding:
- the PRR29 gene encoding proline-rich protein 29 — protein: MFKTWPTDTPYYTNPGVQIIPPPVSQQPTIIQQLPADFTPPLSHPIRYGRAKEDLIELMMIQNAQMHQVIMNNMTMSALSSFGYGSTPPTPMPSILPVQMEDDEPIVYHHHYESYPASYPTYPTYPNLPPMAPVHHREPTVRHINQDTHPASPLRNTDQRAVPPPPPLSATSTVGADIPPASEYYDLTEARMG